In Candidatus Epulonipiscium viviparus, one DNA window encodes the following:
- a CDS encoding MurR/RpiR family transcriptional regulator, whose product MLQQLYTKNYNNLNENDLYIWKYISQNRKRCETLSIDDLSKCCNVSKTTILRFCKRLGLKGYSEFKFYLCIDNKHLNTKSKTRDGIKKLYLDYIDQLEKDGFDKLIAAIEDASNIYIYGRSALSKNIVREWQHAFLAINKLLYGITTSGHTDHYVENINANDVVIIISFSGETTETINFVTKLKLKRVKLVALTLNNNNTLLSLADISYTVDTFALNAASDIVYNCVASYFIFLDFLISAFIDKMYPEGELIEDK is encoded by the coding sequence GTGCTACAACAATTATATACCAAAAACTACAACAACTTAAACGAGAACGATTTATACATTTGGAAATATATTTCACAAAACAGGAAACGATGCGAAACTCTTTCTATTGACGATTTAAGCAAATGTTGCAATGTATCAAAAACTACAATATTAAGATTTTGTAAACGGTTGGGTCTTAAAGGTTATTCAGAATTCAAATTTTATCTATGCATCGACAATAAACATCTAAACACCAAAAGCAAAACTAGAGATGGTATCAAAAAGTTATATCTAGATTATATTGATCAGTTAGAAAAAGATGGTTTCGATAAACTCATTGCAGCGATTGAGGATGCCTCAAATATTTACATCTATGGCAGAAGCGCTCTGTCCAAAAATATAGTGCGGGAATGGCAACATGCTTTCTTGGCAATAAATAAACTACTATATGGAATTACAACATCGGGCCACACAGATCACTACGTAGAAAATATCAATGCCAACGATGTTGTTATTATCATTTCTTTTTCTGGAGAAACAACAGAGACAATAAACTTTGTAACAAAACTAAAACTTAAAAGAGTCAAACTTGTGGCTCTTACGTTAAACAACAACAACACATTATTATCGTTGGCAGATATATCTTATACAGTGGACACTTTCGCCTTGAATGCTGCATCAGATATAGTATATAATTGTGTTGCGAGCTATTTTATATTTTTAGATTTCCTAATCAGCGCTTTTATAGACAAAATGTATCCAGAGGGTGAACTAATTGAAGATAAATGA
- a CDS encoding MurR/RpiR family transcriptional regulator: MKINEIVEQNYDKLTEDDLLIWRYIEDNKLQCQSMSIQSLSKICNVSNSKITQFSKKLGLKGFGELKLLLKWNKDSHTHFDNNIIHNSFAEAGNTLKFYEAADLDAVMERLYQAQNIYLYSTGESQNLVCRQLQYSFSYLKKRMYLIQGASELPMVLNHICESDLFIIISLSGNNIALLPLLEKLNSRSVSTVGISLDNDNVLKKYCTFFLGYQASVHANFIYGATYSEFLHFYIIAATLFLRYAEYISSTQ, encoded by the coding sequence TTGAAGATAAATGAAATTGTAGAACAAAACTATGATAAACTAACTGAAGACGATTTGCTAATATGGAGATATATCGAAGACAATAAACTGCAGTGCCAATCTATGTCAATTCAATCATTATCTAAAATTTGCAATGTATCAAATAGTAAAATTACACAGTTTTCAAAAAAGCTGGGTCTCAAAGGATTTGGAGAACTAAAACTTTTACTAAAATGGAACAAAGATTCTCACACCCACTTTGATAACAATATTATTCACAATTCTTTTGCAGAAGCGGGTAATACTCTTAAATTCTATGAAGCGGCAGATCTTGATGCAGTGATGGAACGCCTATATCAAGCTCAAAATATATACTTATATTCCACTGGCGAAAGCCAAAATTTGGTATGTCGACAGCTGCAATATTCTTTTTCATATTTAAAAAAACGAATGTATTTAATTCAAGGTGCATCAGAGTTGCCCATGGTCTTAAACCATATTTGCGAAAGCGATTTATTTATTATAATTTCATTGTCTGGTAACAATATCGCTCTGTTGCCACTCTTAGAAAAATTAAATAGCCGAAGCGTATCTACGGTAGGTATATCTCTGGATAATGATAACGTATTAAAGAAGTATTGCACGTTTTTTTTAGGATACCAAGCTAGCGTACATGCAAATTTTATATATGGAGCTACCTATTCTGAATTTTTACATTTCTATATAATAGCCGCTACATTATTTCTACGTTATGCTGAATATATTAGCAGTACACAGTGA
- a CDS encoding alpha-glucoside-specific PTS transporter subunit IIBC: MKQQIQRFGGAMFTPVLLFAFAGICIGLGTLFTTETIMGSLASKDGLWYQCWNVIMEGSWTVFRQLPLLFVIALPIGLAKKQQARCCMEAFVLYATFQYFLNAILTQWGPTFGVDFTAAVGGSSGLANVAGIKTLDMGMIGALLISGIVVFIHNRCFDIKLPDWIGIFNGPALIVMIGFFVLIPVAVLTAFVWPTIQDGMIVFQNVVSNTGYIGVWIFIFLERLLIPFGLHHLLVFPFFYDSALVAGGVQATWMNMLPEMAASTESLKDLAPFAWPQLTGLSKIFGCTGIALALYKTAKPEKKAKVAGLLIPITLTAILCGVTEPIEFTFLFVAPLLFVVHAFLAATLSTVANIFGVVGSMSGGLIEISATNFIPLMKNHWPTYLTLLIIGIIFTVIYYFVFKFLILKFDFKTPGREDDEDITFRTKAEYREMQANEKSKPAKTSDMAAQFLEGLGGKDNIADVTNCVTRLRVNVKDGSLVQNDAFFKSAGAHGLVQKDKSVQIIVGLTVASVRDDFEQLL, from the coding sequence ATGAAACAGCAAATACAACGATTTGGAGGAGCAATGTTTACGCCAGTATTACTTTTTGCTTTTGCTGGTATATGCATTGGGTTAGGAACACTATTTACTACAGAAACTATCATGGGTTCGTTAGCGAGTAAAGATGGATTATGGTATCAATGTTGGAACGTAATAATGGAAGGTTCGTGGACGGTATTTAGGCAACTGCCATTATTATTTGTTATTGCGTTGCCAATCGGGTTAGCCAAAAAACAGCAAGCGCGATGCTGTATGGAAGCCTTCGTTCTTTATGCTACGTTCCAATACTTTTTAAACGCTATCTTAACTCAATGGGGTCCAACATTTGGAGTAGACTTTACAGCTGCGGTAGGTGGCTCAAGCGGCTTAGCAAATGTTGCGGGCATCAAAACACTAGATATGGGAATGATCGGAGCATTACTTATTTCTGGTATAGTAGTATTTATACACAACAGATGCTTTGATATAAAATTACCTGATTGGATTGGCATTTTTAATGGTCCTGCGTTGATTGTAATGATTGGGTTTTTTGTATTAATTCCTGTTGCTGTATTAACTGCATTTGTTTGGCCAACTATTCAAGACGGAATGATAGTGTTTCAAAATGTTGTTTCTAATACAGGATATATTGGTGTTTGGATATTTATTTTCTTAGAGCGTCTATTGATTCCGTTTGGATTACACCATTTGTTAGTATTTCCATTCTTCTATGACTCGGCTCTTGTTGCAGGAGGAGTTCAAGCAACTTGGATGAATATGTTGCCTGAAATGGCTGCAAGCACAGAGTCTCTAAAAGATTTAGCTCCATTTGCTTGGCCACAGCTTACCGGATTGTCAAAAATATTTGGCTGCACTGGTATAGCACTCGCTTTATATAAAACTGCAAAACCTGAAAAGAAAGCAAAGGTTGCAGGTTTGTTGATTCCTATTACGCTAACAGCTATATTGTGTGGTGTAACAGAGCCTATTGAATTTACGTTCCTATTCGTTGCTCCGTTGCTGTTTGTAGTTCACGCGTTTTTAGCGGCAACGTTATCCACAGTTGCTAACATATTTGGCGTTGTGGGCTCTATGTCAGGCGGTTTAATCGAAATCTCAGCTACGAATTTCATTCCGCTAATGAAAAATCATTGGCCAACGTATCTAACTTTACTTATAATTGGAATAATTTTTACGGTAATCTACTACTTTGTATTTAAGTTTTTGATCTTAAAATTTGACTTTAAAACTCCTGGTCGTGAAGATGATGAAGATATCACATTTAGAACTAAGGCAGAATATAGAGAAATGCAAGCTAACGAAAAATCTAAGCCTGCCAAAACTTCAGATATGGCCGCACAATTTTTAGAAGGCCTAGGCGGAAAAGACAATATTGCCGACGTCACCAACTGTGTAACTAGACTACGAGTAAATGTCAAAGATGGTTCGCTAGTGCAAAATGACGCTTTCTTTAAATCTGCAGGTGCGCACGGATTGGTTCAAAAAGATAAGAGTGTTCAGATTATTGTTGGGTTAACTGTTGCCTCTGTGAGAGACGATTTCGAACAATTATTATAA
- a CDS encoding 6-phospho-alpha-glucosidase, translating to MEKQYAITIAGGGSTFTPGICLLLLEHMDRFPVRKIMFYDNNAKRQEVIAKACQIYLRENAPEVEFGYTTDPETAFTDIDFVMCHIRVGLYAMREKDEKIPLKYGVLGQETCGPGGIAYGMRSIGGVLEVLDYMEKYSPDAYMLNYSNPAAIVAEATRRLRPNSKILNICDMPIDLEEKMAHMVGLNSRKDLNVGYYGLNHFGWWHKIEDKDGNDLMPQIKEKMKVNGFADAISGNQHVEQSWIDTFSKVKDVYAVDPDTIPNTYLKYYLFPDYVVEHSNPDFTRANEVMNHREKNIFTLCQSIIDKNTSEGSGFEADAHAEYIVDLACAIAKNTKEKMLLIVPNEGAIENFDRTAMVEIPCIVGKNGYERIVQGAIPQFQKGLMEQQVSVEKLTVAAWIEGSYQKLWQAITLSKTVPSARIAKLILDDLIEANVGYWPELK from the coding sequence ATGGAAAAACAATATGCTATTACAATTGCAGGTGGCGGAAGTACTTTTACTCCAGGAATTTGCTTACTTTTATTAGAACATATGGATAGATTCCCTGTTAGAAAAATTATGTTTTATGACAATAATGCAAAGAGACAAGAAGTTATAGCAAAGGCTTGCCAAATCTACCTTCGTGAAAATGCTCCAGAAGTAGAATTTGGATATACTACCGACCCAGAAACTGCCTTTACTGATATCGATTTTGTTATGTGCCACATTCGTGTTGGGCTATACGCAATGCGTGAAAAGGACGAAAAAATCCCGTTGAAATATGGTGTTTTGGGCCAAGAAACTTGTGGACCTGGTGGAATTGCATATGGAATGCGTTCGATTGGTGGCGTTTTAGAAGTATTAGACTATATGGAAAAATATTCCCCAGATGCTTATATGCTAAACTATTCCAATCCAGCTGCCATTGTTGCAGAAGCCACACGAAGACTACGTCCAAACTCCAAAATATTAAATATTTGCGATATGCCAATTGACCTTGAAGAGAAGATGGCTCATATGGTAGGATTAAACTCACGCAAGGATCTCAATGTGGGCTACTACGGCTTAAACCACTTCGGTTGGTGGCATAAAATAGAAGATAAAGATGGCAACGACTTGATGCCTCAAATTAAAGAGAAAATGAAAGTGAACGGCTTTGCTGATGCTATATCTGGAAATCAACACGTTGAACAAAGTTGGATTGATACCTTTTCCAAAGTTAAGGATGTGTATGCGGTAGATCCAGATACGATTCCAAATACGTATTTAAAATATTATCTATTCCCTGACTATGTTGTGGAGCATTCCAATCCAGATTTTACACGCGCCAACGAAGTTATGAATCATCGCGAAAAGAATATCTTCACTCTATGCCAATCAATTATAGATAAAAACACGAGTGAGGGAAGCGGTTTCGAGGCAGATGCTCATGCGGAGTATATTGTAGACCTTGCTTGCGCTATTGCAAAGAACACCAAAGAAAAGATGTTGCTTATAGTGCCAAACGAAGGTGCGATAGAAAACTTCGACAGAACTGCAATGGTAGAGATTCCATGCATCGTGGGTAAAAATGGCTATGAAAGAATCGTTCAAGGTGCTATTCCTCAGTTCCAAAAAGGGTTGATGGAGCAACAAGTGTCTGTAGAAAAGCTTACTGTGGCCGCATGGATCGAAGGAAGCTACCAAAAGCTGTGGCAAGCAATAACCCTATCAAAAACTGTTCCAAGCGCACGAATTGCAAAGCTTATTTTAGACGATTTAATAGAAGCGAATGTAGGATATTGGCCAGAACTAAAATAG
- a CDS encoding PTS sugar transporter subunit IIA: protein MGFFKKKIKQKLIFPFIDGTTMAIEEVPDEAFAAKLMGDGIAIDPANGTVYAPCDAKVTMVADTGHAVGLETADGLELLIHVGIDTVGLKGEGFKLLTAENKKVKKGDPLIEFDIDFVKSKELSPIVILLLISDTYQEITTKSLNKKVDKTSEFIVEYK from the coding sequence ATGGGATTTTTTAAAAAGAAAATTAAGCAAAAACTAATATTTCCATTTATAGATGGCACAACTATGGCAATAGAAGAGGTACCCGATGAGGCTTTTGCCGCAAAACTGATGGGCGACGGCATTGCTATTGACCCTGCAAACGGCACAGTTTATGCGCCATGTGATGCCAAAGTTACTATGGTTGCAGATACCGGGCATGCGGTTGGTTTGGAAACTGCAGATGGTTTAGAATTGCTTATCCATGTGGGAATTGATACTGTTGGGTTAAAAGGAGAGGGATTTAAATTATTAACTGCTGAAAACAAAAAGGTTAAGAAGGGTGATCCGCTTATCGAGTTTGATATCGATTTTGTAAAATCAAAAGAACTTTCTCCTATAGTAATCTTGCTATTAATTAGTGATACCTATCAAGAAATAACTACAAAAAGCCTCAATAAAAAGGTAGACAAAACTTCTGAATTTATAGTAGAATACAAATAA
- a CDS encoding aldo/keto reductase, whose amino-acid sequence MLTKNYTLSNNVKMPMVGFGTFKLQPGDEAKKAVRNALNLGYRHIDCAMIYGNEESVGQGIKASGIPRQDMFITSKVWNTDHGYERTQTAFYETLDRLKLDYLDLYLIHWPKPINAETWKAMEELYEQRKIRAIGVCNFNQHHLEDLLSHCKIQPMVNQIELHPKFTQPELCQYCSDHNIQVEAWGSLMQGQIFEIPLLKQLADKYEKTVAQIALKWALQKGYAVIPKTVSTEKMKSNLKLTDFNISDADMAQIATLDCGGRIGPDPDNFDF is encoded by the coding sequence ATGTTAACAAAGAACTACACGCTTTCGAATAATGTAAAAATGCCTATGGTTGGATTTGGCACCTTTAAACTGCAGCCGGGCGATGAAGCAAAGAAAGCTGTAAGAAATGCACTTAATTTAGGTTATCGACATATTGATTGTGCTATGATTTATGGCAACGAAGAAAGCGTCGGTCAAGGAATCAAAGCTAGTGGCATTCCAAGACAAGATATGTTTATCACCAGCAAGGTCTGGAATACTGATCACGGTTATGAGCGTACGCAAACAGCTTTTTACGAAACTTTAGACCGATTGAAACTGGATTATCTAGATTTATATTTGATTCACTGGCCAAAGCCTATCAATGCTGAAACCTGGAAAGCTATGGAAGAACTTTACGAGCAAAGAAAGATCAGAGCCATCGGAGTTTGCAACTTCAATCAGCATCACCTAGAAGACTTGCTATCGCATTGCAAAATACAGCCGATGGTAAATCAAATAGAATTGCATCCTAAATTTACTCAACCAGAGTTATGTCAATATTGTTCAGATCATAATATTCAAGTTGAAGCCTGGGGATCCTTAATGCAAGGTCAAATATTTGAAATACCTCTTCTCAAACAATTGGCTGATAAATACGAAAAAACTGTAGCTCAGATTGCTCTGAAATGGGCTTTACAAAAAGGCTATGCAGTTATTCCAAAAACAGTATCAACAGAAAAAATGAAGAGTAACTTAAAGCTTACTGACTTCAATATTTCTGATGCGGATATGGCGCAGATCGCAACCCTAGATTGTGGAGGGCGAATAGGTCCAGATCCTGACAACTTCGATTTTTAG
- a CDS encoding alpha/beta fold hydrolase → MKKFIMLIACAVSISLLGGCTSKTEIETVHFNEDAMLTLARAQADELIAGNADKVIAAFDEKMAKAGLDAATLNMMVQNLTTGEYVGFYTADGIVANEFYIAEVIYEYEHNGFKVTLVYNGANEISGLNLNYASIDKPLAADASFEEIAVTIGDLMPLDGVLTLPTDVTNPPVVLLVHGSGPADKNATIAANAPFQDIAHGLANLGIATLRYDKRTYAYPKEMAELGAQLTIQHEVLNDVDAAIDLLLTESQKTNPRAIFVLGHSMGGGLTPAIAVANPEISGIISMAGILDPLFEASYAQNKDIERVAQQGGFDDATTTLVVEQMIKVEEDIAILRSDMSDIPDDQILMGLPAGYQKSTKEFAGINFISDIEVPVLVLQGAKDFQVKATTDYAAWQEALAEYPMATFKLYENLNHLMMPSNGAGDISEYQEKGVVSEDVISDIATFVNSNA, encoded by the coding sequence ATGAAAAAATTTATTATGCTAATTGCCTGCGCTGTATCCATAAGCTTGTTGGGCGGATGCACTTCAAAGACAGAAATTGAAACTGTACACTTTAATGAGGATGCTATGCTTACTCTGGCTCGCGCACAGGCAGATGAATTAATTGCAGGCAATGCGGATAAGGTGATTGCAGCGTTTGACGAAAAGATGGCGAAAGCAGGGCTGGATGCTGCCACGCTAAATATGATGGTCCAAAATTTAACAACTGGAGAATATGTAGGGTTTTATACTGCAGATGGAATAGTTGCAAATGAATTTTATATTGCAGAAGTGATTTATGAATACGAACATAATGGCTTCAAAGTTACTTTAGTTTATAACGGTGCAAACGAAATTTCTGGCTTAAATTTAAATTATGCATCTATCGATAAGCCCTTAGCTGCAGATGCGTCATTTGAAGAGATAGCGGTGACAATTGGCGATCTTATGCCTCTTGACGGAGTACTTACGCTTCCTACAGATGTTACAAACCCGCCTGTAGTTTTGTTAGTGCATGGCTCTGGGCCTGCAGATAAAAATGCCACCATCGCTGCCAACGCGCCATTTCAGGATATTGCTCACGGCCTTGCTAACCTGGGGATTGCCACACTCAGATATGACAAGAGAACCTATGCTTACCCAAAGGAGATGGCAGAGCTGGGCGCACAGTTGACTATACAACACGAGGTGCTAAACGACGTTGATGCCGCGATTGATTTGTTATTAACAGAGAGTCAAAAAACTAATCCGCGAGCAATATTTGTGTTAGGGCATTCGATGGGAGGTGGGCTCACTCCCGCAATTGCCGTTGCGAATCCTGAAATTTCTGGAATTATTTCTATGGCAGGAATCCTGGACCCTCTTTTTGAGGCATCGTATGCGCAAAATAAAGATATAGAAAGGGTTGCACAACAGGGCGGTTTCGACGATGCTACTACTACTTTAGTTGTAGAACAGATGATAAAAGTCGAAGAGGACATCGCGATACTTAGGTCGGATATGTCAGATATTCCTGACGATCAAATTTTGATGGGGCTTCCAGCAGGGTATCAGAAATCGACCAAAGAATTTGCAGGGATTAATTTTATTTCAGATATTGAGGTACCAGTTTTGGTGTTACAAGGTGCCAAAGATTTCCAGGTAAAAGCTACTACCGACTATGCAGCATGGCAAGAGGCTTTGGCGGAATATCCTATGGCAACATTTAAGCTATACGAAAATTTAAATCATCTGATGATGCCATCTAATGGTGCCGGCGACATATCGGAATATCAGGAGAAGGGCGTTGTAAGCGAGGATGTTATTTCGGATATAGCAACGTTTGTGAATAGCAATGCATAA
- a CDS encoding formate/nitrite transporter family protein, producing MADKNYLTSKEISAYTIEAGVAKVKRPFLEIFVMGILAGMYIAMGGLASSTAAHGIADPGLAKFVAGIVFPVGLMFVVINGADLFTGNCLVIMSVYEKKTTVMDLITNLSIVLLGNFVGAAFIALIEAFSGLLTMGDGQFLYYIFKTAYAKTTMSFMQAFLLGIMCNLFVCSGIVMIYAAKDIAGKVLAGFFSIFAFVVSASEHIVANMYYIPVALFAKAQPDLVDLALSAGVTAEKIEHVTWLNFIWYNGVPVLLGNILGGFIIGTLYYLTHYVFAKKVQ from the coding sequence ATGGCAGATAAGAATTATTTAACATCGAAAGAAATTTCAGCGTATACGATAGAGGCCGGAGTTGCTAAAGTAAAAAGACCGTTTCTGGAGATTTTCGTGATGGGAATCTTGGCAGGAATGTATATAGCAATGGGGGGACTGGCGTCGTCTACGGCAGCTCATGGGATTGCAGATCCTGGGCTTGCTAAATTTGTAGCTGGAATTGTCTTTCCGGTGGGATTGATGTTTGTTGTAATAAATGGTGCAGACTTATTTACTGGAAATTGTTTGGTTATAATGAGTGTTTATGAAAAGAAAACAACGGTTATGGATTTGATAACCAACTTGTCGATTGTGTTGTTGGGGAACTTTGTTGGAGCCGCGTTTATTGCCCTGATTGAGGCGTTTTCGGGACTTTTAACGATGGGAGACGGGCAGTTCCTTTATTATATATTTAAAACTGCATATGCAAAAACAACAATGTCATTTATGCAAGCGTTTTTATTAGGAATTATGTGTAACTTGTTTGTGTGCTCTGGAATCGTTATGATCTATGCCGCAAAAGATATTGCCGGAAAAGTTCTTGCTGGATTTTTCTCAATATTTGCATTTGTGGTGAGTGCATCAGAACATATAGTTGCTAATATGTATTATATACCAGTTGCTCTTTTTGCGAAAGCTCAACCAGATCTTGTGGACTTGGCGTTATCGGCAGGCGTAACTGCGGAAAAAATCGAGCACGTGACTTGGTTAAACTTCATATGGTATAACGGAGTTCCTGTATTACTTGGAAACATTTTAGGTGGATTTATCATAGGCACCTTGTATTATCTAACCCATTATGTATTTGCTAAGAAAGTACAATAG
- a CDS encoding Tex family protein yields the protein MDIIKILSEELNIRKDQVENTIKLIDEDNTIPFIARYRKELTGGLDDEVLRNFDERLNYLRNLEARKEQVIRLIEEQEKLTPELQKEIDAAPTLTIVEDLYLPYKSKKRTRATIAKERGLEELANDILAGEIADDRVAQFVDAEKGVLTAADALAGASDIIAEFVSDNATFRGQIRDTTFAEGKIVTKIKEASKDEKEVFKIYYDYEEPVKKIPSHRVLAINRGENEKILSVKIEIDTELILNYLYRQIISEYNQELLKNSIQDSYKRLIAPSIERDIRNALTEQAQEGAIDVFKKNLYQLLMAKPIKGHTVLGLDPGFRTGCKVAVIDSMGKKLDNTVVYPTIPKNEIEKTKKVLIKLIQEHNITLIAIGNGTASRETEKVVADMIRENSLKISYVIVNEAGASVYSASKLATYEFPNDDVGTRSAVSIARRLQDPLAELVKIEPKAIGVGQYQHDMNQKKLEESLGGVVESSVNEVGVDVNTASASLLQYVAGIKKSVSENIIIYREEHGAFKTRAEIKKVKGLGPKMFEQCAGFLRIIDGTNFLDRTGVHPESYIVASQLIEKLGFDTKTASFSGIRSKISDVEKLAQELEVGSMTLIDIITELEKPGRDPREDMPSPILHSEILEITDLEVGMKLNGTVRNIVDFGAFVDIGVHQDGLVHLSQLSNRYVKHPLDVVKVGDVVKVAVISVDVKNKKIGLSMKNL from the coding sequence ATGGATATAATTAAAATACTAAGCGAAGAACTGAATATACGAAAAGACCAGGTAGAAAACACCATTAAATTAATTGATGAAGACAATACTATTCCGTTTATTGCAAGGTATCGAAAAGAGCTTACAGGTGGATTAGACGACGAAGTATTACGTAATTTTGACGAAAGATTGAACTATCTTAGAAATTTAGAGGCCAGAAAGGAACAAGTCATAAGACTGATCGAAGAGCAAGAAAAATTGACTCCCGAGCTGCAAAAAGAAATTGACGCCGCTCCGACGCTAACTATTGTTGAGGATTTATATCTTCCGTACAAGTCTAAAAAACGTACGCGAGCCACAATAGCCAAGGAGCGTGGATTAGAGGAGCTTGCAAATGACATTTTAGCAGGAGAGATCGCAGACGACAGGGTTGCTCAATTTGTGGATGCCGAAAAGGGAGTCTTAACAGCCGCCGACGCACTTGCTGGCGCTAGCGATATAATAGCAGAATTTGTAAGTGATAACGCAACCTTTAGAGGACAAATTCGAGATACTACTTTTGCAGAAGGCAAGATCGTTACCAAAATTAAAGAGGCATCTAAAGACGAAAAAGAAGTTTTTAAAATTTACTACGATTATGAGGAACCTGTAAAAAAAATTCCTTCACATAGAGTACTTGCAATTAATCGTGGTGAAAACGAAAAAATTCTTTCGGTAAAGATAGAGATAGATACAGAGTTGATTTTAAATTATCTATACCGACAAATTATATCCGAGTATAATCAAGAACTTTTGAAAAATTCAATACAAGACAGCTATAAAAGATTGATTGCCCCATCAATAGAAAGAGATATTCGCAACGCCTTAACCGAGCAAGCACAAGAAGGGGCAATAGACGTTTTTAAGAAAAATCTTTATCAATTGCTTATGGCAAAGCCGATTAAAGGACATACAGTACTAGGGTTGGATCCTGGATTTCGAACAGGATGCAAAGTTGCTGTTATCGATTCGATGGGCAAAAAGCTTGATAATACGGTGGTTTATCCCACTATTCCAAAAAACGAAATCGAAAAAACTAAGAAAGTACTCATAAAACTTATACAAGAACATAATATTACTTTGATAGCAATTGGAAACGGAACTGCCTCACGAGAGACAGAAAAAGTTGTTGCGGACATGATTCGAGAAAATTCTTTGAAGATTAGTTATGTGATAGTAAACGAAGCAGGAGCCTCGGTATATTCGGCTTCAAAACTAGCAACATACGAATTTCCAAACGATGACGTGGGCACCAGAAGCGCAGTTTCTATTGCAAGACGCTTACAAGATCCCCTTGCCGAGCTTGTGAAAATTGAGCCCAAAGCAATTGGGGTAGGTCAATATCAACATGATATGAATCAAAAAAAATTGGAAGAAAGCCTTGGTGGTGTGGTAGAAAGCTCCGTTAATGAAGTGGGAGTGGATGTGAATACGGCGTCCGCATCGCTACTACAATATGTGGCTGGCATCAAGAAGAGTGTATCAGAGAATATAATTATTTATCGCGAAGAACATGGTGCATTCAAAACGCGCGCAGAGATAAAGAAGGTCAAAGGGTTGGGACCTAAAATGTTTGAACAGTGTGCAGGATTTTTGAGAATTATAGACGGAACAAATTTCTTAGATAGAACAGGTGTTCATCCTGAGTCTTATATTGTTGCATCACAATTGATTGAAAAGTTAGGATTTGATACAAAAACAGCTTCTTTTAGTGGAATCAGAAGCAAAATTTCAGACGTTGAAAAGTTGGCACAAGAACTTGAAGTGGGGTCGATGACGTTGATTGACATAATTACAGAGCTTGAAAAACCTGGTCGCGACCCTAGAGAAGATATGCCTAGCCCGATTTTGCACAGTGAAATTTTGGAAATTACAGATTTAGAAGTTGGTATGAAACTTAATGGTACGGTGAGAAATATTGTTGATTTTGGAGCTTTTGTAGATATAGGGGTACATCAAGATGGATTGGTCCACCTATCACAATTATCAAATAGATATGTAAAGCACCCGCTAGACGTTGTGAAAGTGGGAGATGTTGTGAAAGTGGCCGTGATTAGTGTCGATGTTAAAAATAAGAAAATTGGTCTGTCAATGAAAAATTTGTAG